Proteins encoded by one window of Cylindrospermum stagnale PCC 7417:
- a CDS encoding RNA-binding S4 domain-containing protein has product MIKLDQFLKLMGVAPSGGQAKLMIVDGDVKVNGTVEIRRGRKLVSGDKVTVEGQTFEVGDLNSK; this is encoded by the coding sequence ATGATTAAACTTGACCAGTTTTTAAAGTTAATGGGTGTAGCCCCCAGTGGAGGGCAAGCCAAACTGATGATCGTTGATGGTGATGTAAAAGTCAATGGCACGGTTGAAATCAGACGAGGACGGAAATTAGTCTCAGGCGACAAAGTAACAGTAGAAGGGCAAACTTTTGAGGTTGGGGACTTAAATAGTAAATAG
- a CDS encoding DUF7219 family protein, with the protein MQPKETSINTNIAPLCRYCGHVTSGNIDSYIKLQNFAQEIGYISGLEASGKISPEKAHQDIKALWQEFKASKNEPEIDINPEKSANHSTML; encoded by the coding sequence GTGCAGCCGAAAGAGACCAGCATAAATACGAACATCGCCCCTCTCTGTCGCTACTGTGGTCATGTCACCTCAGGAAATATAGATTCATATATCAAACTACAGAATTTTGCTCAAGAAATTGGCTACATTAGCGGCTTAGAAGCATCTGGGAAAATATCCCCTGAAAAAGCTCATCAGGACATTAAGGCGCTTTGGCAAGAATTCAAAGCTTCAAAAAATGAACCAGAAATTGACATAAATCCAGAAAAATCAGCTAATCACTCTACTATGCTGTAA